The genomic segment GATTTGAAGGGAATTGGACCTGCTACGTTCACTGTGAACATATGCAGGTTAAGATGACCTTGAAATTGACATGGTTAAAAGAAAACGGGAATACACAGAAAATAGAAGATATGATGCAAAGATGCAATTTGATTCATGATCTaaccattttttattcttgaaaataaCTGTTgccttcaatttttatattataattataatcataactaaaacaaattaccaaGAAAGTGTAGCACCAAATTAAAACTTCCAAGAAAGAAATGGAGCTTACTTGCATCTCATCAGGAAGAAAATTACTAACATAGACCTTGACAACtgataatgatttaaaaaaaaaaaaaaaaaacattgtttgatGTGGACACTAGTTGAAATGCTTTTGAACAGTAGACTGGATGCACCATTACAGAATTGATACAAGAGACAGTAAAGAAACATGATCAGTTTCAACACTCAAAAATGTGGTGCTAAATCCTAGACAGCTTCTTGGTACATAAAGGAGAGCCACACACCACTAGACACTAGACTAAATATCACTGTCCATTATAGAATTGTGTCAGGAGAATTTGTAGCTGATGAACACTATAACCAGCAAGACTGAAATATTGGAAGGGAGTTGAAGCACAACCACTACCTAAAAAATTGGATATGATATCTCCAGTTAATGGACACAAGCAATTGAGTAATATTTAATCTAGGATAAAATGTCCCAGGGCCTCCTAAACTATTGGTCAAAGCATAATTAGTCCCTATCCAATTATTCAGCGTAGAAAGTCCGAGGAAAACTAACAGAAAAATTAGCCCTTCTATTAAGTCAGGATAAGTTCCCATCCAAAATGGGGTTAGTATTTCTCACGTGACACTAAATGACCATCAACACATGTGATTCTCACGTGAATTTTTGTGCCATTTGACAAAAACTAAACTCAAATTTGGATGGAAACCAAACTTAACATAAGGACTAATTTTTACCCCCAATTTTCTTCAGTGACTATTTGCCCAGAAAAACTTGGATAGGGACTATTTGCACTTTGACCAATATCTAGGAGGGGCTGGCACATTTTACCCTTTAATCTACCACGAAAGAAATAAATCTTTCAATAATGTCTACTGTACTCACTCATCATAAGTATCTGCCCAATTATCAGTTGAACTCTCCCCAAAAGCCCCTTCGCCAACCTGTCGTCCAAATTCATCTGCCCAGTCATCAACAtgcaactttgaaaattcattTACCCACTTATCATCAACAGGCCGACTTTGCTCTCTTTCAGCAGCAAACTCATTCGCCCATTGATCAGGTCCATGAGAAAGCTGAAAAACACTCAGATTAGATAGAAGAATTTATTAATAAAGGCAAACATAACTTGCTGCTTGTTTAAGCAAGcagcaagaagaaaaaaggagatcATGCACATCAACTATATCTATCAATTACAGAATTCCTCTCTTCACAATTCTGCTCTACAAAGCCACAAAAGACTCCCATTGCCTCTGAGTTGTTGTCTTCTctataaatatcaataaatgtCAAGCACAGTGGTCAATCTTTATCCAAAATGTAAAAAGGAAGCCTAACTATGAGAATCAATTTGAATGAAATCAGAAGATTTGCCTCAAATTGATTGTGCACAGAAGTATTATTTTACAGGCTTTGGCACAGTTTGGTACTGGCAATTTCTGAAAATCAAATGAGTGAAATGAATAAGCTATTTTGAAAACACAGAATTGCTATCACATGTGATGCTGTTGTCAATAGCTAGGTACCCTAAATAAATTGGTACGCAAAAGTGTGTACTTTCACacactttttttgttgttgcttaaTTTGTTGTCAAAAAGCAGAACAACGAATTTGTAATCACACTTGCACAAGAGCTTTACTTGCCTGGTCACGTGCATATTCATCAGCCCAACGACCCCCAGAATATTGTTGCTGATATTCCGTTGCCCAATCCCCTGGTGAAGACAACACGGCTGGCTTGACTTGATTGTCATCAATAATAAGTTCGCCGCGACTCATCTTTGAGACGAATTGAAGAAACTTAGAATTCTGCAGGGCTCATCACATATGACTAATATTTCAGTACAAGtagcaaaacaataaaaaatgaaagaaaaaataaataaaaaattaagtcttCGTCATGCAATGCTAGTATGTTCATGTCCCCACATAGTAGCTAGCTCGTACTGTAAATTACCCCATGCACAAACCAGAAGATTCCAGGGGACCATGAAAGAACTTGCAAGCTGTGTGAAGAAGACGACTTCATGGTAAAGCATATGAACCTGAAATTTGGGGTCATTGTTCTGAGCTAGTGTGTGTGCAAGCATTCGAGTCTGTTCCATTGTAGATAAGTTTGAGATATTTGCACCTCCCATTTGATCTGCTGCTGAGATCAACTGTTcctaaaaccaataaaaacaagttattgCAAGCCAGCACCATGTCCAATCAGGATAAAGGCAGTAACCAGTAAATTATACAAGAGGAAAATCTGCAACTACAAACATCATGATTGGCTAAGGGGAAGGTATAAAATACTGCATAACAATATGATAATGAAGATTACAATGGTAAATAATCAACAAGGCAAAAAGAAGAACATAATGGCCAAAAGCAATGTCTTATTGCATAGTTCTttcatagagagagagagagggagggagaagaaaatcataaaatcacagtttttacaattaaaaaaaaaagacagaataAGGAAATAATGGGTGAACGCAGTATAAGTAGGAAGTTAATGACACTAGTTGCCAGAAACAGAAAATGGCAACAAGGCTGCATTCATTCACAGTGAAAATAGCCCTATATTTTCACTATCTTTTCATGAATCTGTAACTTAATTTTACCATTGAATGATGGATCTAGGATAGATAATTTGGTCGTCTGGTGACTAAATTGATGTGTGTAATCCTTTAGTACCTGCTCAAACTCAGAGGCCCAACCATTAGCACCATGCTGCTGTTCAAATGAGTGAGCCCAGACATTAGGATCACCATGATCTATTCTGTGTTGGCTAAATTCAGTAACCCATCCATCAGCTTGAGGAGGACCAGGTCTCCGAGCAGCTTGAGACTCGTTCCAGTAATCCTCTAGCTCTTGGAACCTACCGGGTAAAGGTCCCTTAACCCGCACATCACCATCAATATCTAACGAAGACAAAAGTGCATTCACCTACAGAAGCAACATAGTCAAAGGATAATTGCAGTTTTGCTAATGCAATCAGGATTGATGTTAAAGCAAAATAACAATTGGAAGTAGAGCTAGTAATAGCATCAGCTCTCCTTGGACAAAGAAACAGCAGCAGACCTGTGTATTGATAAAATCTTCACTCTTGTCAGCAAAAAAATGCCGGGCCATTATGCTGCTGCGGTCACGTATGCATTGTTTGTCACCTTCAGACAATCCTAATGCAGGTAGTGGAGCAGGACGAAATGGAATTCCACCATGGCTACTGCCCACAAAGGAGTGCAAAAAGTTTGACAACACTCTTTGGGGTGGTCCTGCAATTTGAAAAGTAGAAAACATAACCCAAAAGATATGCTCAGGAGAGATTTATTGGTagttcttgtaaaaaaaacagtTCCTACAGTGTTTGGCTTGTACTAGTCATCAAAAATTGTGAAGTTCTAGAAGATTTCATTCAATGCTgaaattcttcttcttgtgtTACTGTTGTCCTCTCTGAGTGTCGTCACAGCAAACATGGTATCACAGACCATTTTCTACATCAAggaaaaccttttaaaaaatgaatcaaaaggAGGGCAGCTGTGGGATCCTCGTGAAAGAAGTATTATCCTTTACATTCGAAATTTAGTTCCACAGTAATTCGTGTAAATGCAATCATGACATCCTAAATTTTAGTTCCATGCCTTAATCACAATGGCATCCATTTCAAAGGCTTTCCAGATGTAGTATGTATATTAATATGCAAAACTTGCAAATGATAAATGAGTTTTGAATCTTTAACTACTCTATCCTCAACCCATTTACATTGCATCACGCACATCCTATTCTACTTCAACAGTCTAGGACGCACTGAGTCTAATATTTTTCCCTTATGAATTTGATTATCGTTTATAGTACAACTTGTTAGCCACTTGCAGCTCCTCATCTAGACCGTAGCAAGAAGTTAATTATTTAACTATAAGTAATGTTAAGTAGTTACCGTCCAAAGTTGGTTGAAGCTGAGGAGGAGGTAGGCCGTGATCCAATAgagcaggaggaggaggaggaccaGAGCGCTGAATCTCATCCCAAGCATTGGCAAATCCATTCTGATCAGAAGTGCGAAAGCGACGAAGAAATTCTGAACCCTAAAcccagaagaaaaaataatcagagAGTTGTGAAGCAAAATTAGAcactttattttctatttattaattttccataaattaaacaagaagaagagaCCTGAGAAGTAGGATGCTGAGAAAAGGAGTGATCAAAGTCAGCTCCCGGGAGTCCTCTCAAGCGGTCCTCAGCAGTGGCATCCTGGTACAACGGATGCTCTGTAGCTGTGGTTGTAGAGGTTGGAATTTCCTTCAGCCCttcctgtgtttttttttttaaggaaaaggaaagacaaATCTCAAAAAATGAGTGCTAGCAACTAATAagttcaaaaaagaagaaagacatTTAggtggagggaaaaaaaaaaaacagaggcagAGGCAGAGGTGAGTGTAGCGTAGCGTAGCgtaggagaaaaaagaagatgaattgATAGAAAAAGGAAAGGGGTAAAAACCAGAGGCTTGGAAGAGGAACCGATAAGAGCGTTGGCGAGAGCACCGAGAGGAttagatgatgaagaagaagaacctgGAACAGCACAGGCTGCTGCTCCTGTTACAAGCTCTCGCATcgccatcttcttcttcttttgcgattttgaagaaaaataattaagcaaTAAGCTAAAGGCGGTGGGGGAATGAATGTTCACCCACACCAATGTAAAATATGAATTACATTGGGTAATAAGTTAAAGGGAATGGAAAATTTAGTGTTCAtctggattacaatagtaatttatagtatatttctttttttatgtatttttttatacttgttttttttttcactttttctttttcttttttcatttaattttttgcacgttttcttttttttttcacttatttttctcatattactttcccttttttttcctagagtacttttttctttttttcccccaaaattatttttattaattttatttttttaatattaagttggtttaAAATCTTactttgtattttgtttatacTCTCAGTGTAttactttttcctttttttcacttttttaaaattttagttattatttttttaattttttttgtttatttttttttaatattgatataattaaaaattaagttttgtaatttatttcttttcattttacctTTTTACAAGGTTAAAATGGTTTATCTATTTGCTAGAGTAACCCAAGTTGTTCCAGTTTACAAGTTTggtgggatttttttattttacttaaactTGACTTTGTTATCGTTTatctcatataattaaaaacaataattttagaaagaaaaaaaaatcattatacatAAAGTTAAAACATGAGGGGAAAGTTGATTTGCCATTTCAGATCCTTGAGATAATCAATGACAATacttataaagttgatttgccaggagagtatggtgttagtggtACCTTTAATGTTTCTGATCTTACTTTGTTTGACGTGGgtgatgattcgaggtcgaatccttttgaagaAAGAGGGGATGAAAGTACTCTAGCTTTCCTCACAtgttactgtggattgctgctgtactttcttaatttttcttctttttttttatccttttttgtcCTAAAATTATGCTATAGTGTttcaaacatggtttttttcttttttttgttatagtttttttttctaaaattagctttgtcgattttatttttttaatattgagctgattgagaatttagctttgtaattttttttctttaaaatactatgaattgctataatgttttctcacatgatttttttatgattttttccaaaattatctttatcgatttttttttaatattgagttggttaagaattataattacaataaaactaaatcatatggggaaatCGTTgttgttttcctcacaaaacactgtagattgctacagtattactctaaatggttttttttatacttttttctaaaattatctttgtcgattttattggggaaagcactgtagttttcctcacaaaatattatcaattactacaacgttttttctcatttgtgttttttccttccaaaattatctttgttgatttttttttaatattaagttggtggagaatttagctttataatgttttttgctttttattaacaagaaagttaaatcatgtggtgaaagcactgtatctttcctcacaaaacactgtggattgctacaaatcattttattcaacctctaagtttttgatcaccgacataacttttttttctgtcaTGAAATATTGATTTCATCATgtctttagtttctattacttatctagtgttagttcacaattataatactatcaagtacatttgttttataaactcGCGGCAGCACGCAGGCATGCCATctcattaacaaaataaaaggtgttACTCTTTTATTATGGGCATGGAGAAATGTGGATGGTGGCAGTATGTTgtgattttatcctttaaataaaattttgggtGCCTTTCgagagaaattttgtccttttaAACTGATTATAGGAAttacttttcttattttgattttttaaaaatatctatttatttacctctaaacttaaaaaaaaaattgaacttttgCCAAGGGTATTTATGCCTTTATATTTATTGCAAGatgataaaatgatttttttgcctttatattagaaaaaaataaggaaagagtTTACGAgcaatttcattttttcacGTGGGTTTTTTCGTGAATGCTAGAATTATAATGGGTGTTTTGAACTTTTtgctataataaattaatttttaaatcataaaacagTATGTGCGTGACCCTTAAACATTGGCGTATAGGAGGCGCCTATGCCTTTTGGGCGGCCCGTGCAGAATATCCTCATGGTCAAATCTATCGTTCCACCAAATCATTGGAAGCACCGCCTCATCCTCTTCCTCATGGTGCGGGGCATGGTGTTGGTTGATGGACGGTTTGTCGTTGGtggttgttttttctatttcctatttttctctctctccctacAAAATGCACACttgtcctcttttctttttatttctcaattttagtCCTTATGTTGTTGATTGCTTATTTTAGTCCTTGGcccttttaaaaaagtttttgatatttttaatttcttccttgaattaaaatttgttatatattatttttttctgattcggtttttattcttttgatttcttttctaataatttatcttagtctcatggcCTAAGCCACGGGTTTTCTAAGCCTTTTTTAATagagttttatttataaaaaaatatatatattgttttgtatttggtAGACAAAAACAGGTTAATGTCTCATTTTGCAAGATTAAAATTCTTGATCTATATCCATCTCTCACTTTTTCCAGTTTCTCTTATAGTTATTGttaacaactttttatttatttacattgatgATTATCAATTTGTTTGATTAGATGTTTGGATAAAATTTTCGATTTAcactttgaattttatataaaaaaacatattgaaatagcctatcttcaatttcttttctaacaGTTTATCCTAGTCTCATGGCCTAAGCCACGGGTTTTCTAGGCCTTttttaatagagttttttttataaaaaatatatatattgttttgtatttggtAGACAGAAACAGGTTAATGTCTCATTTTGCAAGATTAAAATTCTTGATCTATTTCCATCTCTCACTTTTTCTAGTTTctattttagttattgttaacaacttttttttatttacatttgttgttactcatttttgggccCCACGTGCTGAAGATGGTATGTATCCCTTTTGAACCAATTGCAGGAGTTTAGTTCGTGATTGTTGAAAAATTGATAGAAGcatagaagaaagaaatgtttt from the Populus nigra chromosome 1, ddPopNigr1.1, whole genome shotgun sequence genome contains:
- the LOC133680821 gene encoding peroxisome biogenesis protein 5-like isoform X1, whose protein sequence is MAMRELVTGAAACAVPGSSSSSSNPLGALANALIGSSSKPLEGLKEIPTSTTTATEHPLYQDATAEDRLRGLPGADFDHSFSQHPTSQGSEFLRRFRTSDQNGFANAWDEIQRSGPPPPPALLDHGLPPPQLQPTLDGPPQRVLSNFLHSFVGSSHGGIPFRPAPLPALGLSEGDKQCIRDRSSIMARHFFADKSEDFINTQVNALLSSLDIDGDVRVKGPLPGRFQELEDYWNESQAARRPGPPQADGWVTEFSQHRIDHGDPNVWAHSFEQQHGANGWASEFEQEQLISAADQMGGANISNLSTMEQTRMLAHTLAQNNDPKFQNSKFLQFVSKMSRGELIIDDNQVKPAVLSSPGDWATEYQQQYSGGRWADEYARDQLSHGPDQWANEFAAEREQSRPVDDKWVNEFSKLHVDDWADEFGRQVGEGAFGESSTDNWADTYDEYLNEQVVAKQKPDASRGVYVFTDMNPYVGHPNPLKEGQDLFRKGLLSEAVLALEAEVLKNPDNAEGWRLLGIAHAENDDDQQAIAAMMRAHEADPTNLEVLLALGVSHTNEFEQAAALKYLYGWLQHHQKYRTLATPELSDSLYYANVARLFNEAAQMAPEDADVHIVLGVLYNLSREYDKAIAFFQTALKLKPQDYSLWNKLGATQANSVQSADAILAYQQALDLKPNYVRAWANMGISYANQGMYEDSIRYYVRALAMNPKADNAWQYLRISLSFASRNDMVEACDSRNLDALQKEFPL
- the LOC133680821 gene encoding peroxisome biogenesis protein 5-like isoform X2: MAMRELVTGAAACAVPGSSSSSSNPLGALANALIGSSSKPLEGLKEIPTSTTTATEHPLYQDATAEDRLRGLPGADFDHSFSQHPTSQGSEFLRRFRTSDQNGFANAWDEIQRSGPPPPPALLDHGLPPPQLQPTLDGPPQRVLSNFLHSFVGSSHGGIPFRPAPLPALGLSEGDKQCIRDRSSIMARHFFADKSEDFINTQVNALLSSLDIDGDVRVKGPLPGRFQELEDYWNESQAARRPGPPQADGWVTEFSQHRIDHGDPNVWAHSFEQQHGANGWASEFEQLISAADQMGGANISNLSTMEQTRMLAHTLAQNNDPKFQNSKFLQFVSKMSRGELIIDDNQVKPAVLSSPGDWATEYQQQYSGGRWADEYARDQLSHGPDQWANEFAAEREQSRPVDDKWVNEFSKLHVDDWADEFGRQVGEGAFGESSTDNWADTYDEYLNEQVVAKQKPDASRGVYVFTDMNPYVGHPNPLKEGQDLFRKGLLSEAVLALEAEVLKNPDNAEGWRLLGIAHAENDDDQQAIAAMMRAHEADPTNLEVLLALGVSHTNEFEQAAALKYLYGWLQHHQKYRTLATPELSDSLYYANVARLFNEAAQMAPEDADVHIVLGVLYNLSREYDKAIAFFQTALKLKPQDYSLWNKLGATQANSVQSADAILAYQQALDLKPNYVRAWANMGISYANQGMYEDSIRYYVRALAMNPKADNAWQYLRISLSFASRNDMVEACDSRNLDALQKEFPL